The Deinococcus wulumuqiensis R12 genome has a window encoding:
- a CDS encoding SDR family NAD(P)-dependent oxidoreductase gives MTFSAGDASPPPQRGPLANQVIAVTSADQGYGRPIGTALAHAGASVVLVGTAPETLAAIASGIEQQGGQVIPLAADVSVPLDCISALGRILDIYGELHGVVHLADRRAHSNFQDLSENEWMELFNTNVKSTVALTQVLRRRHPHTWVTVVGPHRDEAGLQAQPQRGAIRALVEHASQEEMRLNLLFPSRASSGDDRLDQPLTDAVLALATPALRHLRGNVMEVPLPPVPRPGERRT, from the coding sequence ATGACGTTTTCCGCTGGCGACGCCTCCCCGCCCCCCCAGCGCGGCCCGCTTGCCAACCAGGTGATCGCCGTGACCAGCGCCGACCAGGGCTATGGCCGCCCCATCGGCACCGCACTCGCCCACGCGGGAGCCAGCGTGGTTCTGGTGGGGACCGCGCCCGAAACCCTCGCCGCCATCGCCAGCGGCATCGAGCAGCAGGGCGGGCAGGTCATTCCCCTGGCCGCCGACGTGTCGGTGCCGCTCGACTGCATCAGCGCCCTCGGGCGGATTCTGGACATCTACGGAGAACTGCACGGCGTGGTGCATCTGGCCGACCGCCGGGCGCACTCCAACTTTCAGGACCTCAGCGAGAACGAGTGGATGGAGCTGTTCAACACCAACGTCAAGAGTACGGTGGCTCTGACCCAGGTGCTGCGCCGCCGGCACCCACACACCTGGGTCACGGTCGTGGGGCCGCACCGCGACGAAGCTGGGTTGCAGGCCCAGCCACAGCGCGGAGCCATTCGCGCCCTCGTGGAACACGCCTCGCAGGAAGAGATGCGCCTGAACCTGCTCTTTCCCTCGCGGGCCAGCAGTGGCGACGACCGCCTCGACCAGCCGCTCACCGACGCGGTGCTGGCCCTGGCGACGCCCGCGCTGCGGCACCTGCGCGGCAATGTGATGGAGGTGCCGCTGCCGCCCGTGCCCCGGCCAGGAGAGCGCCGGACGTGA
- the nrdR gene encoding transcriptional regulator NrdR, producing the protein MRCPYCSSPDSRVINSRPSDDGASIRRRRECLSCTRRFTTYERAQLEPLMVVKRSGLREAFNPDKLLRGLALASEKRPVDGAALRTFAYSFEDEVQSGEIPTEEIGRRAMTFLRPLDDVAYIRFASVYRDFDSLERFIEEIRGLKDSGEAATPSDNP; encoded by the coding sequence GTGAGGTGCCCCTACTGCTCCTCGCCCGACTCGCGCGTCATCAATTCGCGTCCCAGCGACGACGGAGCCAGCATCCGGCGCCGACGCGAATGTCTGAGCTGCACCCGGCGCTTTACCACCTACGAGCGGGCGCAACTCGAACCGCTGATGGTGGTCAAACGCAGCGGCCTGCGCGAAGCCTTCAACCCCGACAAGCTGCTGCGCGGCCTCGCCCTCGCCAGCGAAAAGCGCCCGGTGGACGGGGCCGCGCTGCGAACCTTCGCCTACAGCTTCGAGGACGAGGTGCAGAGCGGCGAGATTCCCACCGAGGAAATCGGGCGCCGCGCCATGACCTTCCTGCGCCCCCTCGACGACGTGGCCTACATCCGCTTTGCCAGTGTCTACCGCGACTTCGACAGCCTGGAGCGCTTCATCGAGGAAATTCGCGGCCTCAAGGACAGCGGAGAGGCGGCCACCCCCAGCGACAACCCCTGA
- the rplU gene encoding 50S ribosomal protein L21, with protein MFAIIQTGGKQYRVSEGDVIRVESLQGEAGDKMELKALFVGGEKTVFGEDAGKYTVQAEVVEHGRGKKIYIRKYKSGIQYRRRTGHRQNFTALKILGIQG; from the coding sequence ATGTTTGCAATCATTCAAACGGGCGGCAAGCAGTACCGCGTTTCTGAAGGTGACGTGATTCGCGTCGAGAGCCTCCAGGGCGAAGCGGGCGACAAGATGGAACTCAAGGCCCTGTTCGTGGGCGGCGAAAAGACCGTGTTCGGCGAGGACGCCGGCAAGTACACCGTGCAGGCCGAAGTGGTCGAGCACGGGCGCGGCAAGAAGATTTACATCCGCAAGTACAAGAGCGGCATTCAGTACCGCCGCCGCACCGGTCACCGCCAGAACTTCACCGCACTCAAAATCCTGGGCATCCAGGGCTGA
- the rpmA gene encoding 50S ribosomal protein L27, giving the protein MAHKKGVGSSKNGRDSNPKYLGVKKFGGEVVKAGNILVRQRGTKFKPGQGVGMGRDHTLFALENGKVVFTNKGAKGRFISVEAAQTELAAD; this is encoded by the coding sequence ATGGCACACAAGAAAGGCGTAGGTTCGTCCAAGAACGGACGTGACAGCAACCCCAAGTACCTGGGCGTCAAGAAGTTCGGCGGCGAAGTCGTGAAGGCCGGCAACATTCTGGTGCGCCAGCGCGGCACCAAGTTCAAGCCCGGTCAGGGCGTCGGCATGGGCCGTGACCACACCCTGTTCGCGCTCGAAAACGGCAAGGTCGTCTTTACCAACAAGGGCGCCAAGGGCCGCTTCATCAGCGTCGAAGCCGCCCAGACCGAACTCGCTGCCGACTGA